One Intestinimonas butyriciproducens genomic window, GAGGCCCAATTTCTGAGCCGGGACGAGGTACAGTATCTGGTGGGCGTGGTGGACGACTGGAACGTGCCCGTTATCTGCTACGGCCTGCGGGCCGACTTCGCCGGACAGCTCTTCCCCGGCTCCCAGGAGCTGCTGGCGGTGGCCGACATCATCGAGGAGGTCAAGACCATCTGCTGGTGCGGCAAAAAGGCCACCTACAACGCCCGTTTCGACCAGCACGGCAAGGTGCTCCGGGAGGGCGAGCAGGTGGTGCTGGGCGCCAATGACCAGTATATCGGCCTGTGCCGCAAGCACTGGCGGGAGGGAAACCTGGGCCCCGGCTTCCCCAGGAAATGACGCTATTCCCCTGTGTTCCCGTCCCGGAAAAAGGCCTCCGCCCCCAGTTGGAGCCCCAGCAGGAACCCGGCCTGAAAGGCGTATTGGCCGTGTCCCTCAACGGGATTTTGCTTCAGGTGCTCCGGCCAGCGCCTGGGCTCCGGTCCTCCCACCCAGTAATGGTATAAGAGCTCTATGATGTACGACATAAGACCACCTCAAAACTTACTTTCTGTCGTGTATTATAACACGACAGAAAATTCGTGTCAAGCGGAGGTATTCCATGGTTTTTAATGAGAGGATCAAGCAGCTTCGGATAGAAAAAAAGTTAACACAGGCCCAAGTGGCGGCAGCGTGTGGTATGACGGTTCGCTCTTATCAGCGGCTGGAGGCCGATGCGAAACCGCACTATACCGGCCTTCTGCATCTCGCCACCTTCTTCGAGGTCTCCGTGGACTGGCTGATGGGCCGCACGGAGAACCGGAAGGTACAGCCGTAATGGTCTGCAATCTCTGTCCCCGCCGCTGCGGCGCCGTGCGCACCGAGACCCACGGCGCGGGCCGGTGCCGGATGCCCGCAGCGCCGGTGCTGGCCCGGGCCGCCCTCCACCGGTGGGAAGAGCCCCCCATCTCAGGGACCCGGGGCTCCGGCACGGTGTTCTTCTCCGGCTGCCCGCTGGACTGCGTGTTTTGCCAGAACGACTCCATCAGCCACCAGGACTTCGGCCGGGCCGTCACGCTGGAGCGGCTGCGGGAGATCTGCCTGGACCTGGCCGCCCAGGGGGCGCACAACATCAATTTCGTCAACCCCACCCACTTCGCCCATGTGGTGGCCCGGCTCCTGGACGATCCCCTGCCCGTTCCGGTGGTATGGAACTCCGGCGGCTACGAACGGGTGGAGACCCTGCGGAGCCTGGAGGGGAAGGTGGACGTCTACCTCCCCGACCTCAAGTACCTCACCCCGGCCCTGGCCGGACGGTACTCCGGCGCGGAGGACTATCCGCGGTACGCCGCTGCCGCCATCCTGGAGATGGTCCGGCAGACCGGGCCCTGCGTCCTGGAGGACGGGCTGCTCAAGCGCGGGACGGTGATCCGGCACCTGATCCTCCCCGGCCGGCTCCATGAGGCCAAGGCCGTCATGGACTGGGTGGCCCGACACTTCCCTCCGGACACGGTGCTCTTCTCCCTCATGAGCCAGTATGTGCCCCTGGGGCGGGCGGCGGCGTTCCCGGAGATCGACCGGCGGCTGCGCCCCTCCGAGGCCAGAAGCGCCCTGGCGTATCTGGAAAACCTGGGACTGACGGGCTTCTGCCAGGAGACGGCCTCCGCCGACGCCGAATTCATCCCCCCTTTCGACCTGACGGGCGTGGACCCCATTTGAATATGCAGCAAAAAAGGTCCCGCGCCCAGAGGCGCGGGACCTTCTCTTGTTTGTGAAAAGGGGATTTCTTACTTCACGCCCATCCAGCCGGAGATGACCATACGCTGGACCTCAGAGGTGCCCTCGTAGATCTCGGTGATCTTGGCGTCGCGCATGAAGCGCTCGAAGGGATACTCACGGGTGTAGCCGTAGCCGCCCACCAGCTGCAGTGCGCGGCGGGTCACGTCGCTGGCGACCTCGGAGGCCATCAGCTTGCCCATAGCGGCCAGGTGGCTGTAGGGCTCGTGATCCTGCTTGGCCTGCGCGGCGCGGTAGATGAGCAGACGGGCGCCGTCCAGCTTGGCCTGCATATCTGCCAGCTGGAACTGGGTGTTCTGGAACTGGCTGATGCGCTTGCCGAACTGCACGCGCTCCTTGGTGTACTTCACGCACTCGTCAATGGCGGCCTGCGCGATGCCCAGAGCCTGGGCGCCGATGCCGATACGGCCGCCGTCCAGGGTGGTCATGGCGATCTTGAAGCCCTTGCCGATCTCACCCAGCAGGTTCTCCTTGGGCACGATGCAGTCCTCAAAGACCAGCTCGCAGGTGGAGGAGCCGCGGATACCCATCTTCTTCTCGTGGGAGCCGACCTTGAAGCCGGGGAAATCGCGCTCCACGATGAAGGCGGAGATGCCCTTGGTGCCCAGGCTCTTGTCGGTCATGGCGAAGACCACGAACACATTGGCGAACCCGGCGTTGGT contains:
- a CDS encoding helix-turn-helix domain-containing protein; the encoded protein is MVFNERIKQLRIEKKLTQAQVAAACGMTVRSYQRLEADAKPHYTGLLHLATFFEVSVDWLMGRTENRKVQP
- a CDS encoding acyl-CoA dehydrogenase, with the protein product MNFHFDQDEQDVLDMLHDFCLKEVAPIAAEIDETERFPEETWHKLADMGMMGIAYPEEVGGAGMSYVTYIGACEELAKHCATTSVMVSAHSSLCCWPISEYGTEAQKEKYLSKLCSGEWLGAFGLTEPGAGTDAAMQKTVAEDKGDHWVLNGSKIFITNAGFANVFVVFAMTDKSLGTKGISAFIVERDFPGFKVGSHEKKMGIRGSSTCELVFEDCIVPKENLLGEIGKGFKIAMTTLDGGRIGIGAQALGIAQAAIDECVKYTKERVQFGKRISQFQNTQFQLADMQAKLDGARLLIYRAAQAKQDHEPYSHLAAMGKLMASEVASDVTRRALQLVGGYGYTREYPFERFMRDAKITEIYEGTSEVQRMVISGWMGVK
- a CDS encoding 4Fe-4S cluster-binding domain-containing protein — encoded protein: MVCNLCPRRCGAVRTETHGAGRCRMPAAPVLARAALHRWEEPPISGTRGSGTVFFSGCPLDCVFCQNDSISHQDFGRAVTLERLREICLDLAAQGAHNINFVNPTHFAHVVARLLDDPLPVPVVWNSGGYERVETLRSLEGKVDVYLPDLKYLTPALAGRYSGAEDYPRYAAAAILEMVRQTGPCVLEDGLLKRGTVIRHLILPGRLHEAKAVMDWVARHFPPDTVLFSLMSQYVPLGRAAAFPEIDRRLRPSEARSALAYLENLGLTGFCQETASADAEFIPPFDLTGVDPI
- a CDS encoding thymidine kinase produces the protein MAKLYFRYGVMGSSKTANALMVRYNYEERGQEALLVKPELDQRDGAKFVASRMGLSHTCIYFSELQAMPEEKVRGYACVIVDEAQFLSRDEVQYLVGVVDDWNVPVICYGLRADFAGQLFPGSQELLAVADIIEEVKTICWCGKKATYNARFDQHGKVLREGEQVVLGANDQYIGLCRKHWREGNLGPGFPRK